cgatggaggaatatcattaccttgaacttattttgggacaacaagatggttttgttcattagagaggaattcctccactcaaaagctatatgttgtcctactctgcttctttCGTTGCAATTTTCCTTTTATAGTAATTTTAACCTCAGCTCTACGAAGTCGTATGACATTCAATCGagtaatatcatgagcttaaacttattttgggCTATAGAGACGGTCCTGATCTTAAGAGAGGAATTGCTCCACTCAAAAGTTTCGTGCAAGCCTATTTATCATttggtcctactctacttctttcgtttcAATTCTcgatttgtagtatgtgtaagttgagctctacgaactcgtaacacattcaatggaggaatatcatgagcttaaatttgTTTTAGGCTATaaagacggttttggtcattggagaggcatttatccactcaaaagctttatgtaggcctctttatctctttgtcctactctacatcaATTGTTACAACTCTCCATTTCTAAAAAGCTTTAtctctttgtccttttgtcctactctacttcattccttacaattcacaatttctattaagttttaattgagctctacgaactcatatcacattcgatggaggaatatcataaccttgatcttattttgggacaacaagatggttttTCTCTTTAGAGAGGAATTCCTCCacttaaaagctatatgttgtcgtACTCTGCTTCTTTcattgcaattctccatttatagtaagtTTAAGCTCAGCTCTACGAAGTCGTATGACATTCGATCGATTAATATCATGATCTTAAACTTATTTTGGGCTATAGAGACGGTCCTGATCTTAAGAGCGGAATTGCTCCTCTCAAAAGTTTCGTTTAAGATCTATTTATCATttggtcctactctacttctttcgtttcAATTCTcgatttgtagtatgtgtaggttgagctctacgaactcgtaacacattcgatggaggaataccatgagcttaaacttgttttaggctacAGAGACTGGTTTGGTCATTGGGGAGgcatttttccactcaaaagctttatgtaggcctctttatctttttgtcctactctacatcattctttacaattctccatttctaaaaACCTTTTATCtacctctttgtccttttgtcctactctacttcattcgttactattctcaatttctattaagttttaattgagatctacgaactcgtatcacattcgatggaggaatatcatgtgcttaaacttattttggTTCAACTATGCGGCTTTTGTAATTAGAgaagaatttctccactcaaaagctatttcctggcctctttatccttttatccTCCTGTACTTCATTCCTTGTAATTCTCCATTTcaagtaagttttaattgagctctaggaactcgtatcacattcgatggaggaatgtcttgaacttattttgggacaacaagatggttttgttcattagagaggaattcctccactcaaaagctatatgttgtcctactctgcttctttcgttgcaattctccttTTATAGTAATTTTAAGCTCAGCTCTACGAAGTCGTATGACATTCGATCGATTAATATGATCTTAAACTTATTTTGGGCTATAGAGACGGTCCTGATCTTAAGAGAGGAATTGCTCCACTAAAAAGTTTCGTTTAAGACCTATTTATCATttggtcctactctacttctttcgtttcAATTCTcgatttgtagtatgtgtaggttgagctctacgaactcgtaacacattcgatggaggaataccatgagcttaaacttgttttaggctacagagacggttttggtcattggagaggcatttttccactcaaaatctTTATGTAGGCCTAATTATGAGAACTGGATTTCCCACTCCTAGAtttagatttgccaccccacttaaagtggggaattACTAAAATGTCCGTGTTATTTTATGGGAGATAAATATTCGAAAGGTTTCGGTATTTTAAGTTCCGAAACTAATCGGTTTTATAATTCCCAGTTCCAAaccattcaatttcatttcaaTTCCAAACCAGTTCCCCCCATCGTCTTCCTCTTCGACATCCTCTCCCTCTTCGACTTTCCGACCTTGAAAGGAGGAGATTCCGGCGAGCTCCATTCGACCTCTTCAACTTTCATCATCAGCGGGGAGGTTTCTCATCATCGAGCCTCATCATCTTCGTCAGAAATCAAGTGTAGAGGTGAGTTGAACCCTACCTTCATCAAATTTCGTAGATTAGGGTTCTTGCATTTTGGGGTTTTTGTTATTTACAACATTTACTGTCTGCTATGCTATGCTATGATGCATCATCTGCCTTTTCAAACCATTCTCCGGTCAATCTTTATTCATTCGGTTTCCTTATCCTCTTCATCCAACGAACCATAATCATGTTAAGACAATTTGGATATGTTTCGTTGTTTCCATGTCATGGTTGTCGTGACTAGGCTCCGCGTTACCTCAAGGTTGCACCAGCATTTTTATCTCCTCCTCGTTCCACTTCCCAGTGCCAATTCCACTTCCTCCCATTCATTCTCACTTTCAGAAGGAAATTTATTTTGTTGCTTTCTCACAGAAAGAAAGGTTCGGTTTTTGTTCCAGAATCGACCAATTTCATTTCTAGGGTTCGTTCAAAATTGATTCAACTGTTCTGAATACAAAgtcttttttagttttttgcTGTTTTGATTTAGTAGTTTATACAAGCTTTGGAGTTCAAGAATGTGTAGCACATATTCTTCCTGTCATAGTCAATTTTTCTCAGGTATATTGAACATTAGTAATTTTATGTGGGAAGATATTCATTTTGTACCCTTTGGCTTGTTGATTTACTAACATTTAAAATTTACCACAGCACTTTCAAGTCTTGTTTCGTGTTAATATAGCTGTAGGTACCCTTTCTAATGAACATATGCATGGGATTCTTATACAGGCAGAGATATATCTTTCTTCTGTTGCCATTTTTGGGTAACATAATGAAGGAATGTCTTGCCTGCTGCATTAGGGATTGAACTTTAGTTAACTATGACATGATATGAGTATATCCATAGGCTAAGCCTATGGTTTGTTCCGGCCCTCCTAGGGATGTAGCACTGTACAAATTACTGTGCTTCCAGAATTTTGGAGTAActatttgttttgtttaatcCTAGAGTTTGTAGTTTTGCCCTGTGAGAAAAGAAAAGGGTTAGATTGTGTCATAGATATAGATCATTTCCATAGTGCAGGTCTTTCCCATACATATAAAGGGAATTGCTGGAAGCTTATGTGACCtgaatttttttgatttttgcTTGAGTAGATGCTTTCTTAGTTTTCTCCCACATATATCAACAGCACATTGCAACTTATATGCCCTGTTTGACAGCATTACATACATCAAGTTCAACATgatataaaatttatataagCAAGCTATTAATTAACACATCTTCTCAAATTGAatggtttatatttttttagaagatAATCATAGAATTAGCAAACCATAAGATGTCATCTTACTTGTTATCTACTTTTGtcttctcattttcttcccATGCTTTAATCAAAGCCAATCTTTTCTGTGATTCAACCCTTGCAAGAACAGCATCTGATGATGGAaagtttaagttataatctattttttttttaaatcaaggcCTTGCAAACGTTTTGGAAAACAACCTCTATCAATTGAAGTATTTGTATTGTCTGTTTCATTGGATTTGCTTTGCATTTGATTAACTTCCATATTGTTCAAGTTAAAATTTGCTCTAATTTTGACATATCACTAATTTGCCTTATGTCCTTTTTGTTTTAATAGATGCCGAGGACGAAGGGGAGCAACCGGGTAACGAAACAACAAGTTGTCGATCGCCGTGCCTATCTCCACGCTTCTCATAGGCGAGGTGAGCATGATGAGGATGTTTTGAGTTCTCGGAAGCGACCTCGGAAGGGAGCTACGAAGGGATCTAAGAAGGGAGCTAAGAGGGCTGCTTCGCCTCCGGAGGTTCCTCCCCTCCCTACTCCTCAGTCTTCTATTCAGCAGACTGCTGAGGTTCCTCCCCTCCCTACTCCTGAGCTTTCTCCTCAGCAGACTCATGAGGTTCCTCCCCTCCCTACTCCTGAGGAGTCTGGCAGTGAGTCTAGGTCAGGCAGTGAGTTTGGGTCTGGCAGTGAGTCTATGTCTGACAGTGGTAgcgagtcagaggatgttgctgTAGAGTTGGAGGCTCCCCAGGTTAAGACGAAGCCGACCATCCACAGACAGCCACCGTTTGCTGGCGGGCCGCTTGAGCTGTCTCTCTTACACCGTTACCCGGACCACATAGCGCCGTGGACGTGGCATTCCATTTTAGGCACCACTGACGATCGTTACGAGGACGACTTGAGTTGAAGGTGTCCACTGTTGGGTTAAAGCTGGCGAAAATGCCATTGGAGGGCGATGCTCATAGGGATGTACTGACACTTGTGGCGGCGACCGGACTGCTTCATCTCGTCAGGTCCAGTTATCAGGAGACAGACTCTGGACTTGTCTCGGCCCTTGTGGAGAGGTGGCACGAGGAGACCagcagcttccacatgccgtttggggagatgactgtgaccctggacgacgtgtcggccCTTCTTCATCTCCCGACCAGTGGGAGGTTCTATACTCCGGCAGCTCTTAGTAGACTAGAGATGGCTGAGACCTGCGTGCGGTTGCTGGGGGGGCAGAGCTTTTATTACAGCGAGGAGTTTGATGCATGCAATACTCAGGGGCTGCGGTTCTGCTTCTTGCAGAAGAGTTATGAGGTCGCTGTTACAGGTTTGtcttaataattatttaatttgtctcttttttttatctcagTTTACTTAATGATAACTGTTTGTTTTATGCATTGTAGAGAGGCGGTACCACCATGCAGCCAGGTTGTACCTACTGAATCTCCTCGGTGCGACGTTGTTCGCCTGCAAGAGTGGAGGACACTACACCACGATCCACTGGATTGgcatgctggagcatcttgatCGGGTACATGAGTTTGCGTGGGGCGCCATTGCGCTTGCCACTTTGTACGACCAGCTTGGTCGGTCCTCACGCAGCGCTACCAGACAGATGAGCGGTTACACATCCTTGTTGTTAGCATGGGCCTACGAGCACTTCCCTGACGCCCTTGTACGCCGGTATCAGAACCGGGATTACGTGGAGACCGAGCCTAGAGCGTGCAGGTGGATCGAGTCACGGACGGGACATGCTAGGTTGCAGGAGAGGCGAGTCCTATTTGATGAGATGACGTCAGCTGACGTCATCTGGACTCCATATGAGGCGCACAGGTCTGTGCGACCGCAGGATGCGAGGGCTTTGTTCTCGGGATACATCCGGACTCCCTACGAGCCGGCTGTGCGACCTCATCTTCCGGAGCGGGTGTTGTGGCAGTTTGGATCCGTGCAGACCGTCCCGAGGCACCCTTCTGTCGTGATGGAGAGATCTCCTAG
This is a stretch of genomic DNA from Lotus japonicus ecotype B-129 chromosome 1, LjGifu_v1.2. It encodes these proteins:
- the LOC130737908 gene encoding remorin-like, with protein sequence MEVNQMQSKSNETDNTNTSIDRDAVLARVESQKRLALIKAWEENEKTKVDNKAYKLQCAVDICGRKLRKHLLKQKSKKFRAKLQTLGLNKTNSYSKILEAQ
- the LOC130737916 gene encoding protein MAINTENANCE OF MERISTEMS-like translates to MAETCVRLLGGQSFYYSEEFDACNTQGLRFCFLQKSYEVAVTERRYHHAARLYLLNLLGATLFACKSGGHYTTIHWIGMLEHLDRVHEFAWGAIALATLYDQLGRSSRSATRQMSGYTSLLLAWAYEHFPDALVRRYQNRDYVETEPRACRWIESRTGHARLQERRVLFDEMTSADVIWTPYEAHRSVRPQDARALFSGYIRTPYEPAVRPHLPERVLWQFGSVQTVPRHPSVVMERSPSAEDVDAAFAAYEQYLVPEGVPATVGGQTSSNYMDWYSMVSHRFIIPDTKRAELSAVAALRRGVDLLEQSLEVDDAPSVDSVSRTLVDRALEVFRNLAGTQGVAFAAERLGVRARVRGRAGGRGGGGRRGRGGRRGRG